One genomic segment of Chitinophaga sancti includes these proteins:
- a CDS encoding DUF6298 domain-containing protein, with product MKNKILWLLVCCMPLTTTAQQKIQPSVSVSKEGRLVYTSDALGNRIPDYSYCGYMGGDSTIPDVSARIVVPVGGDIQAAIDQVAAAGGGAVLLEKGTYQVFGSLRINTGNVVLRGSGPETILLGAGTDRAPLIRIAGVNNKHYNTTVNITDAYLPVNATTINVAQSVFKAGDRVEISRPCTKAWIAQLGTEHFGGGITALGWKPNERVIHWDRKVLAVHGNQVTLDAPLTTALDTTYGIATIRAYQWPGQITHVGVENLRCISAVDEMRPKDEDHRWMGITFGNATDSWVRQVSFEHFAGSAVAIWETAGRITVEDCISLAPVSEIGGQRRNTFFTAGQQTLFQRIYAQYGYHDFGVGYCAGGPNAFVQCESWMPFSYSGTLDSWASGVLLDNVQVTGQALGFPDRGQDGQGAGWSAANSMLWQCAAAKIICPAPPGAMNWSFGAWAQFQGDGYWNSSNEYINPRSLYYAQLADRLGKDVSDRARLMPATSEASSSPSPQQAAELIAQSKEPALTLQEWITQQKMIEVNTKGIRIAPVKKNGLVRANADVIHIQNGRILKNNQLLTGGRHEEPWWRGGIRPEDAKEAVPALTRFVPGRTGTGFTDDLDSVVNWMQQKNIIAFDHNYGLWYERRRDDHERVLRIDGDVWPPFYEQPFARSGEGTAWDGLSKYDITKYNTWYWTRLQQFASKGKVLIHENYFQHNIIEAGAHYADFPWRPANNVNNTGFPEPPPYAGGKRIFMAAQFYDTTHPVRRALHQAYIRQCMESLRSYSNVIQLIGAEFTGPLHFVQFWVNTIDAYKKDHASSCIIGLSTTKDVQDSILQNPVYSHVIDLIDIRYWYYQQDSKAYAPQGGQNLAPRQHARLLKPKKTSEEMVYKAVREYREKYPEKAVIYSADSYDRFGWAVLMAGGSLADIPVIEVPGFLIAAADMQPVDMPCVMALKNTANEYIIYCNTTTEITVDAGVKGTARWIDAKDGHLISNKKISSFKFHNPQQSPAVLWISRK from the coding sequence ATGAAAAATAAGATCTTATGGTTGCTGGTATGTTGTATGCCACTTACAACAACGGCACAGCAAAAAATTCAACCATCGGTATCGGTGAGTAAAGAAGGGCGTCTGGTGTATACATCAGACGCCTTAGGCAATCGTATACCTGACTATTCCTATTGTGGATATATGGGTGGGGATAGTACGATCCCGGATGTGTCTGCACGTATAGTGGTACCTGTAGGTGGTGATATACAGGCAGCGATCGATCAGGTAGCGGCTGCTGGTGGTGGTGCGGTGTTACTTGAAAAAGGTACTTATCAGGTGTTTGGCTCTTTGCGCATCAATACTGGAAATGTAGTACTGAGAGGCAGTGGGCCTGAAACCATTTTGCTTGGAGCAGGTACAGACCGGGCACCACTCATTCGCATAGCGGGTGTGAATAATAAGCACTACAATACAACAGTAAATATCACCGATGCCTATCTACCTGTAAATGCAACTACGATCAATGTGGCGCAATCTGTTTTCAAAGCGGGAGATAGGGTGGAAATCAGCCGTCCCTGTACAAAAGCATGGATCGCACAATTAGGTACGGAACATTTTGGCGGCGGCATCACGGCCTTGGGCTGGAAGCCAAACGAGCGCGTGATTCACTGGGATCGAAAAGTACTGGCTGTTCATGGCAATCAGGTCACACTGGATGCACCTTTGACTACGGCACTGGATACAACCTACGGTATTGCTACCATTAGGGCTTACCAATGGCCGGGGCAGATAACACATGTGGGTGTGGAAAACCTCCGTTGTATATCTGCTGTTGATGAAATGCGGCCCAAAGATGAAGATCATCGCTGGATGGGTATTACCTTCGGAAATGCGACAGATAGCTGGGTCAGGCAGGTCTCATTTGAACATTTTGCCGGTTCAGCAGTGGCCATATGGGAAACTGCGGGTCGTATTACGGTAGAAGATTGTATCTCATTAGCCCCTGTGAGTGAAATTGGGGGGCAGCGCAGGAATACCTTTTTTACTGCCGGTCAGCAAACGCTTTTTCAGCGCATCTATGCACAATATGGCTATCATGATTTCGGGGTAGGCTACTGTGCAGGTGGGCCTAATGCATTTGTACAATGTGAATCCTGGATGCCGTTTAGTTATAGCGGTACATTAGATAGCTGGGCCTCCGGCGTATTGCTGGATAATGTGCAGGTGACAGGGCAGGCATTGGGGTTTCCGGATAGAGGGCAGGATGGGCAGGGTGCTGGCTGGTCAGCGGCGAATAGTATGCTCTGGCAATGTGCGGCTGCAAAGATCATTTGTCCTGCGCCACCGGGGGCCATGAACTGGTCATTTGGTGCCTGGGCACAGTTTCAGGGAGATGGGTATTGGAATAGTTCCAATGAATACATCAATCCACGTAGTTTGTATTATGCACAGCTGGCAGACCGGTTGGGGAAGGATGTATCGGATAGAGCGAGGTTGATGCCTGCTACATCGGAGGCTTCAAGTAGTCCGTCACCTCAGCAGGCGGCGGAATTGATTGCCCAGTCAAAGGAGCCGGCCTTGACATTGCAGGAATGGATCACACAACAAAAAATGATCGAAGTCAATACAAAAGGAATCAGGATAGCGCCTGTCAAAAAAAATGGATTAGTGCGTGCCAATGCGGATGTTATCCACATTCAAAATGGAAGAATACTAAAAAATAACCAGCTCCTCACCGGTGGCCGTCATGAAGAACCCTGGTGGCGGGGTGGTATCCGTCCTGAAGATGCAAAAGAAGCCGTACCTGCACTCACCCGTTTTGTACCCGGCCGCACCGGCACTGGTTTTACAGATGACCTGGATAGCGTAGTCAACTGGATGCAACAAAAGAACATCATCGCCTTTGATCACAACTACGGTCTCTGGTATGAGAGAAGAAGAGATGATCATGAACGGGTATTGCGCATAGATGGCGATGTATGGCCTCCATTCTATGAACAGCCTTTTGCACGCAGTGGTGAAGGCACAGCATGGGATGGACTCAGCAAATATGATATCACGAAATACAATACCTGGTACTGGACCCGTTTACAACAGTTTGCATCCAAAGGCAAGGTATTGATTCACGAAAATTACTTCCAGCACAATATTATCGAAGCAGGTGCGCACTATGCAGATTTTCCATGGCGCCCTGCGAATAATGTGAATAATACAGGTTTTCCGGAACCACCACCATATGCAGGTGGCAAGCGCATCTTCATGGCAGCGCAGTTTTATGATACGACTCATCCGGTGCGTCGTGCTTTGCATCAGGCATATATTCGGCAGTGTATGGAAAGCCTGCGTAGCTACAGCAATGTGATACAACTGATAGGTGCAGAGTTCACCGGGCCTTTGCACTTTGTGCAATTCTGGGTCAATACCATTGATGCGTATAAAAAGGATCATGCATCCTCCTGTATCATAGGTCTCAGCACAACAAAGGATGTACAGGATTCTATTCTGCAAAATCCAGTTTATTCACATGTCATTGACCTGATTGACATTCGCTACTGGTATTATCAGCAGGATAGTAAAGCATATGCTCCACAGGGAGGTCAGAACCTGGCGCCCCGGCAGCACGCACGGCTGCTAAAACCTAAAAAGACCAGTGAAGAAATGGTGTACAAAGCAGTGCGTGAATACAGGGAGAAATATCCTGAGAAAGCAGTCATCTACTCAGCAGACAGTTACGATCGTTTTGGGTGGGCGGTATTGATGGCAGGAGGATCCCTGGCGGACATTCCTGTAATAGAGGTGCCCGGGTTCTTAATAGCCGCTGCCGACATGCAACCTGTAGATATGCCCTGTGTAATGGCACTGAAGAATACGGCAAACGAATACATCATTTACTGTAATACAACTACAGAAATAACAGTAGATGCAGGCGTAAAGGGCACTGCCCGCTGGATAGATGCAAAGGATGGACACCTGATCAGTAACAAAAAGATCAGTAGCTTTAAATTTCATAACCCACAACAGTCTCCCGCTGTGTTATGGATAAGCCGCAAATAG